A region of the bacterium genome:
GTGCTCATATTCACCCTTGCGTTGGGAAAAACTGTCAAAGGTGCCCAAAGCTGGCTACATCTTGGTCCCTTATCTCTTCAACCATCCGATCCCATGAAGGTATTACTTATTATTATTCTCGCCAAATATTTTTCACGACGTCACATTGAAATTGCCCACATTCGGCATATTCTCGTTTCTGGGCTATACGCATTTATTCCGTTTGTTCTCATATTCTTTCAGCCAGATTTTGGTTCTGCAATCATTTTGTTTTTTATTTGGCTCGGAATGATTATGGTTTCTGGAGTTTCAAAAAAGCACCTTCTTTTGGTAACACTGATAATCGTTGTATCGTTTACCGTATTTTGGCTTTTTGTCTTCAAGCCCTACCAGAAAGCTCGCATTATCACGTTTCTTCATCCTATCGCTGATATCCATGGAGCTGGCTATAACGCCAACCAGTCAACGATTGCCGTTGGTTCGGGGGAACTTTTCGGTAAAGGAGTTGGGTATGGTACTCAATCGCGACTCAAGTTTTTACCTGAATATCAGACAGACTTTATTTTTGCCGCATTTGCTGAAGAGTGGGGATTCGGTGGGGTCTTACTTTTGTTTATTTTATTTGGAATTGTCATGTGGAGAATTCTTGCAAGTGCGATGATCGGTGCAACGAACTTTGAAATGTTATTTGGCATGGGACTTGCTATCCTGTTTATGAGCCATCTTATTGTGAATATCGGGATGAACATGGGGTTACTTCCGGTAACCGGAATACCGATGCCATTTTTGAGTTATGGAGGATCACATTTGCTCACCGAATTCACGGGGCTTGGTATTCTTATGGGGATGAGGCGGTACGGGCGCGTGTCTCATCGGGATGCAATGAAGAATGAGTTTTTGGGTGTATAACATTGAGGGTTCTTGCATGTATGGCTGGAAGTAATTATTTCTTTACCGCCGTGATTCGCGAAGGAACCGTCTCAATAACCCCAGGCGGGAGCTTTTTTACAATGTCAGCCGGGACGTCTTCTCGATAGAAATTATCAGGGATTCTTCTCATGTCTTCAGAACTTAATCCCAAATTCACCATCACTTCATAAATGTCATTTTTCTTGACTGCCCCAACATTTTTTGCAGTCGAATTTAAAAAGAAAATTTTAATAAATATCCCTGCAAGCAACACTACTCCAATCATTACAATCGCCATTGACCTACCTCCTCCTTGGGAATAACGCGAGAGTCTCTGTGTTGTGGGTGAATAGAATATATAACGTGAATCTTTCATAAATAGTTCAGATTTCTATCGGGATGTATTTCGCGTAGGAAGTGAATCATAGATCTCCATTGGCATCGCCGCTCTTATTTCTGGCGTGATATCTTCTCGATATACTGTTTTCTTGGGACCGATGCCCATCCCATTTATTATTGTAATGATGGTAAGTATGAAAAATATACTGGCAATTCCAAGAAGTATATAATTCGCTTGCGTTTCATCTTTTACCATTCCACCGGAATATTTTATAACCCACCCAATCATTCTCGATGGCGATTGCGCCGATGGATTATTTAAATTTTGTAATTCCCTATCTTCTTGATTAAATTGAATATTTTCCATATGCATGAAAGTATACCAAACTACCATCTGAAAGAAAATAGGAAGGCGCAGGGGGGGGTGGGTGATGCATCGTGCATGATATAATAATCAAATCATGAATAGCACAAACGAACCTCTTGTGACAAGGTTTTTTATTCTTCCAATTTTTTCTGGCATTTTCCTTGCCCTCACCCTTCCATGGTTTGAGCTTTCTTTTTTTGTCTGGGTGGCACTGATCCCTCTGTTCATTTTTATATCAAAACCCGATACATCCCCAACACGCGCATTTCAAGGGGGTCTCATTACGGGCGTTGTGTATTTTTCTACCGTTGTCTATCCACTTTTCTCACTCAAGGCGTGGTGGTGGCTTGATGTGCAAGATATTGTGTATGAAAATAAAATCTTACTCCTTTTTTGGATTCTGTATGCAGGGGTTCTTGTGGGGGGTATTTTATTTGGAATATTTGCCAGAATTTTTAAAAAAATCCACCAAGAAGGATTTGTTTCAGTTTTTATATTATCAGTAGTGTGGGTTTTTTTTGAATATGTTCGTGCAAAAATTTTATTTGGGTTTACATGGGGGCACCTAGGGTACTCACTGCACGATTCCTTGCCTCTTATGCAAGCCGCGCGCTTCGGAGGTATTTACATGGTAAGTTTTTTTGTCGTTCTCGTTAATATCTTACTGTACTACACCATCCATCGACCCCACAAAGACATTGAGGGGGTTGAAGGGCATGCAAAAGCAATGTTATACATACGCTCTATAGGGAAACATTGGTACCCCTATGGCGTGATGTTTATAATGGCAGTTTTGATTTTTGGAGGGAATTTTCTTCTGAATATTTCCAAAAGCGAGTCATTAAAACATCTTCCTATTGCAATTATTCAGCCAGGGAGAAGTGAGAATAGAGAAGGACGCGAGGAAGAAACATTTCAAATGATTGAACAATCTCTTGCTCGGGGTCCCATGATTATTGTAGTTCCCGAGAGCTCATTTCCTTCTATTGTTATAGACGAGGATACGATGCAGACAGCACTGCCCTCATCCCCGATGGGTATGATGCGTCCTCAAGCAAGTAATTTCTACATAAAACTAAAAGACATTTCAAAAGCATATCAAGCTACATCATTTGTCGTTGGCGTGAAAACACAACGCGGAGTATTACACTATAATAGTATGATTGCAGTAGAAGGCGGGGAAGTAACAAGCATTTATCACAAGCGAATATTGTTTCCTTTTTCTGAGAGGTCCATATCGTGGTTTCCTTTTAAAAATCCAGAACCGCTTACTGCAGGTGAGAAAAATAGTGGGCTTATTGTACAAGGAGAGCCGGTATCAGCACTTATATGCTCGGAGTCGCTATTCTCTAACCTTGTGAAAGACGCAGATGCACGATTCATCATTGCTGTTGGCAACGACGGAGTATTCCAAAGTGCTCGTGTTGCTCTATACAATCACATTATCGCAAAATTCATGGCAGTTGAGACAGGAAAGTATGTTGTGCGCGCAATGGAAACGGGAGTATCAAGCATTATTACTCCCACGGGAACCCTTGCTTTAATAAGTGATGGGGAGAATAAAGGAATATTTTTCGGGGAGGTAGCATTAGATGAGGAAGAGTTTTGATGGAGAAACTAAAAAACAAAGAGTTACTTCTCCACTTTTTTTGTCTTCATGACATCAAAGTGTCGAAACATTTGTGCTCATACTCCAATTTTTTGAAACGTCGGACGAATAGAGTGCAATAGAAGGGAGAACCCCAAACAAGAAATCCCAATCCCGCATATTTTCAGGGATATTATTTGAATTTTCAGCCATTACGGAAATTGTTATTTTGTAATCCTTTCCGCTGTTGCTTACTTTATAGAAATAACCACAGATAGAACAAGGAGGATTAAATCGCCCACTCGACGGAACACTTGGATCCGATGGTCGCGGTTTTAAATAACGTGTCGGTGATTCAAGCGCAAAAATTTTACTAGCGTCATATGCTCCGAATAGTACATTGGAGCATTCCCAGCAGTCTATGCGATATTGACTGGAGTCCACAGTTGCAGGATAGCGCCCATTGTCTTGGTAGTAGAGCTCAAGAGCACGTTGAAGTTGTACAATGTCTTGAATGCGCTTACTGTCTCTTGCTTTCACGCGAGCACTGGTAAGCGAGGATAACACCACACTGGAGAGTAGTCCTATAATCGAAATTACCACAAGGAGTTCTATTAAAGTAAAGCCCCTCTTATTCCTATATTTTACTTTAGACTCGCTGCGCAATAATTTTTCGTAACGAGATGACGAATTTTCTGGCGAAAACAACGAAGCGCGAGGAGGTGAATACAGCGTATTCATTGACGAGTGATGAGTTGTTTGTAGCCGAAAATTCGTCATGGTAGTAGAAAAGGTTATTGCGCAGCGGGTCTTTTATAAAAAGTGAATTCGAGCATGTTTTTAATTCACTATAAAGTATAGTATGCGTGGCGCTGAACACCAAGTACTACCAGTTTTACTCCGGAAATATGATTTATTGATGGGGGGGGGTGATGCGACGTATTTTCGTACATCAATGTATCCTTACATCGAAACAAAAAAATATCTGACCACACTCATATTCACTAAATGTTACCAAAACAATGGATTGTAGCCAACCCTTTTTTGCCCATCATTGAAAAGAAAAATTGCTGTTCCGGCGGGGCCAAGAATTGTCGTTGTTTCTGTGTAAAGAAGCAATACATAACATTTACCCTCGGTTGTTTGACTGGTGCATATGCCTTCGGCGGCAAGATTCCCCCCAAAAAAATTTTTAAGTCTGCTGTATGAAAGTCGTGACATGGTCGCTCCTGATTTGTCGCTATTTGAAAACATTCCCAGGGTCGGCATCGTAGACATGAAGGGGGCGATAGCATTTTTGAATGTGGAATCCGTATTCGCACCTTTAATGCTCGTATAGTAAACTAACGGATTTACCGATGGCGCATCTGCGGTTCCAGGAGGGTAGAAATTATTAGGGTCATTATCCGCGTATAGTTCAAAAGCTTTTTGAAACTCTTTTGCAGTGCTTAGTATATAGGCATCCCGCGCTTTCGCACGCGCTTGGTTCATTGAAGCCAAAACAATACTTGCTAAAATTCCTATAATTGAAATTACAACCAGAAGTTCTATCAAGGTAAAGCCTCCTTTGTATACCCGTTTTGTTTTATAGAAATTGGATTCGAAGATTTTCATGTATACCAGTGTATCAAAAATTATTCATACGCCATACGGAGTAGGGGTCGAGTACGGAGGTCGGACTTCCGTATGAATAAAATAAAGAAGTTACTTAAAGTTTAAAATCATAGAAACACCACGTTGCACCAACGAAAATACCACTATCACCTTTTTCACCAAAGGTACAATCTGCAGTACCATGGAATACCCAAGCCATCCATGCAGAATCACAAATTCCTTTAGCTGTAATGTTTTTACAAAGATATATGGGACCTTGGAAATAAAACGGATTTTTTGTAGGATCCCCGATCCAGTATACTTCAACATCTTTAAAAGGCGGCTGAACGGCAACCCATTTTGATATGGCACCGTTAATCACCGCATCTTGGGGATAAGAATCAGTACCCTTAACATAAACATTGTTTTTAAAGAGAATGCATTCTTTCGCCACGCTACCAGGAGAATCTGCAAGACAGACAGAACGACAGTCCTCAAAAGCACTATTACCTTGATCTTTACAGTCATTAGGTCCATTGCCGAGTTTTTGATGGGGAAATCCACCATTTTCAATGCGATAAAAATTAATCGCATCCGCATAGTTCTCAATTACGATTTGTCGGCTGATATTCTCCGCTTTTTCTTTTGCTCCTTTGATTGAGACTGAAATTACTCCGGCCAAAATGGTAAGAATGGCAATGACGACAAGAATTTCAACAAGAGTAAATCCTCGCGAATAAGTTTTTCTCATGTCTTAATTCTACCGCATCGTACTTCTTTTGTCATTGAAGTTATACATGATTTCCGTTTCCTCCGTCATTTTTTTGAGTGAGAAATTATGCACCACTTTTTCTTTCAGAGACGCACCGAATTCAATTCGCTTTTGTCGGTTGGTGAGTAAGAAGTGGAGCGCGAGTGCGATTTCGTCAGGATTTCTCGGCTTTACGAGTATTCCGGAAGTCATGTCTTTTATAATTTCAGAGATTCCACCTACCGCGCTTGCCAGAACAGAAAGTCCTGCTATGCCTGCTTCGAGAATTACGTAGGGCAAACCTTCTTTAATTGAAGGGAGAATAAAAATATCAAATGCGCGAAGGAGTGATGAGGCGTTTTCTTGTTTACCCACAAGATACACGTTGTGATGGAGACCCAGTTCCTCTATGAGTTTCTCAAGGGGGACTCGCTCTTCGCCTTCGCCGATAATTACCAATACAAATTTTTCAATATTTATTTTTTCCTTAAGTAGATGAATTGCTTTGATTGCAAAAGGAAGTCCTTTGTTGTTGTGAAGTTCCGCAATAGTTCCTATCCAGAGTGTTTTATTCAAAGAAGTGGCGCGTTCTCCGAGGAGAATTTCTCTTGCGGAATTCTTTGCCAAGAATTTTATTGTTCTTACCCCGTTGTGTATCCTGATAATTTTGTGATTGAGAAACAACATACGCCCTGCTTGGTCTCTGTCGAAATCCGACACCGTAATTGTTTTATGTGAAAGGGCGATCGTAAGCCAGGAGGTACATACAATAAGAAATCTTGAAATCGTACCTCGTTCCTCATTGAATGCCCATCCATGGGCGGTGAAAATAATATTAGTTTTAAGTTTTAAGTTTTTAGTTTGTAGGTATGAAAGAAGATTGCAAATACGGGCGGCGAGGGCGCCAATGCCTCCTGCTTTGGAGCTATTGAGGTGGATAATATCGGGTTTTTCCCGGAGGAAAATTTTAAGAAGTGTAAAAAAAGATGCAATGTCTTTGAATATTTTTATATCACGTCCAAGTTCATGCAGAGAAATCACAGGTACTCCGGCATCACCAAGTCTTTTTGCCAATTCTCCCTCCCCACCAAAAACCACCGCAACATCGTATTTTGATTTTTGTAAGCTTGTCGCAAGGTCATATACGTAGCGTTGCGCTCCGCCCCAGTTGCTTTTGGTAATAACGTAGAGTATTTTTGTTTTCTTATTTCCTGTTGACATAATATTTGGTTTTCCAGTCGGCGATGAGAATTTTCAATTATCAATTTCCAGTTTCCAATCAATTTACCATGAAATAATTTTTAAACATTAAAACATTGAAAATTTAATGAACATTGAGTCTTGAACATTAAAAATTAACCCCTGTTGTCTATCCTATAGTACATACTATATACTACATAAATACATATTAATATATGATGGTTCAAAACAAAAAAGAACCCCTCATCCTCTTTGGGGGCGACATAGTTTTCTTTTTTACGGCGTTGTGGTTTACGCTTACATTGCGCTATGCCGAGTTGCCATCCCAAGGGCTTCTCGTAAACCATCTTGCCCCATTTTCAATCCTCTCCATTTCATGGGTGGTTGTCTTTTTTATCGCTGGTCTGTATGAGAAACATACGCGGATCCTAAAAAGCCGCCTGCCGTCTGTCATCTTCAATGCGCAAGTCACCAACAGTATCATTGCGGTGATTTTTTTCTATTTTATCCCGTATTTTGGTATCACGCCCAAAACAATTCTTTTCATGTATCTTTTTGTTTCCTTTGCGCTTGTTTTGCTTTGGAGATTATACTTCGTGCCGTCTCTTGGTTTTAGAAAAAGAGAAAATGCCATTCTCATCGGAAGCGGGGAAGAGATGAAGGAACTTAGGGAAGAGGTTAACAACAACCCGCGCTATAATCTCAAATTTATATCATCGGTTGACCTCAACGAGATTGATGCGCTTGATTTTCAAGACGAGATTCTCAATACCATCTATAGCGAAGGAGTGTCATCCATCGTTATTGATCTTAAAAATGAAAAAGTGGAGCCGATTCTTCCGCATTTCTACAACTTAATCTTTTCCAAGATCAAATTTATCGATACCTACAAAGTGTATGAGGATATATTTGACCGTGTCCCACTTTCGCTCCTGGGTTATAATTGGTTTTTGGAAAATATCTCCTCTTCTTCGCGTGCCGGATATGATTTTGTGAAGCGGGCTATGGATATCGTCCTCTCGTTTACTCTCGGCACACTTTCACTTCTTGCATATCCATTTGTTATTGTTGCGAT
Encoded here:
- the lnt gene encoding apolipoprotein N-acyltransferase translates to MNSTNEPLVTRFFILPIFSGIFLALTLPWFELSFFVWVALIPLFIFISKPDTSPTRAFQGGLITGVVYFSTVVYPLFSLKAWWWLDVQDIVYENKILLLFWILYAGVLVGGILFGIFARIFKKIHQEGFVSVFILSVVWVFFEYVRAKILFGFTWGHLGYSLHDSLPLMQAARFGGIYMVSFFVVLVNILLYYTIHRPHKDIEGVEGHAKAMLYIRSIGKHWYPYGVMFIMAVLIFGGNFLLNISKSESLKHLPIAIIQPGRSENREGREEETFQMIEQSLARGPMIIVVPESSFPSIVIDEDTMQTALPSSPMGMMRPQASNFYIKLKDISKAYQATSFVVGVKTQRGVLHYNSMIAVEGGEVTSIYHKRILFPFSERSISWFPFKNPEPLTAGEKNSGLIVQGEPVSALICSESLFSNLVKDADARFIIAVGNDGVFQSARVALYNHIIAKFMAVETGKYVVRAMETGVSSIITPTGTLALISDGENKGIFFGEVALDEEEF
- a CDS encoding glycosyltransferase family 4 protein, translating into MSTGNKKTKILYVITKSNWGGAQRYVYDLATSLQKSKYDVAVVFGGEGELAKRLGDAGVPVISLHELGRDIKIFKDIASFFTLLKIFLREKPDIIHLNSSKAGGIGALAARICNLLSYLQTKNLKLKTNIIFTAHGWAFNEERGTISRFLIVCTSWLTIALSHKTITVSDFDRDQAGRMLFLNHKIIRIHNGVRTIKFLAKNSAREILLGERATSLNKTLWIGTIAELHNNKGLPFAIKAIHLLKEKINIEKFVLVIIGEGEERVPLEKLIEELGLHHNVYLVGKQENASSLLRAFDIFILPSIKEGLPYVILEAGIAGLSVLASAVGGISEIIKDMTSGILVKPRNPDEIALALHFLLTNRQKRIEFGASLKEKVVHNFSLKKMTEETEIMYNFNDKRSTMR
- a CDS encoding prepilin-type N-terminal cleavage/methylation domain-containing protein, which translates into the protein MRKTYSRGFTLVEILVVIAILTILAGVISVSIKGAKEKAENISRQIVIENYADAINFYRIENGGFPHQKLGNGPNDCKDQGNSAFEDCRSVCLADSPGSVAKECILFKNNVYVKGTDSYPQDAVINGAISKWVAVQPPFKDVEVYWIGDPTKNPFYFQGPIYLCKNITAKGICDSAWMAWVFHGTADCTFGEKGDSGIFVGATWCFYDFKL
- a CDS encoding type II secretion system protein — encoded protein: MKIFESNFYKTKRVYKGGFTLIELLVVISIIGILASIVLASMNQARAKARDAYILSTAKEFQKAFELYADNDPNNFYPPGTADAPSVNPLVYYTSIKGANTDSTFKNAIAPFMSTMPTLGMFSNSDKSGATMSRLSYSRLKNFFGGNLAAEGICTSQTTEGKCYVLLLYTETTTILGPAGTAIFLFNDGQKRVGYNPLFW
- the rodA gene encoding rod shape-determining protein RodA encodes the protein MNLTINFKETVRKVFGGIDWILFIATLPLLGAGLVTMNSFMGENYFFDKQIIWIAISIIVFFSLSFIDFRFLKRADLLATLFLLLCGVLIFTLALGKTVKGAQSWLHLGPLSLQPSDPMKVLLIIILAKYFSRRHIEIAHIRHILVSGLYAFIPFVLIFFQPDFGSAIILFFIWLGMIMVSGVSKKHLLLVTLIIVVSFTVFWLFVFKPYQKARIITFLHPIADIHGAGYNANQSTIAVGSGELFGKGVGYGTQSRLKFLPEYQTDFIFAAFAEEWGFGGVLLLFILFGIVMWRILASAMIGATNFEMLFGMGLAILFMSHLIVNIGMNMGLLPVTGIPMPFLSYGGSHLLTEFTGLGILMGMRRYGRVSHRDAMKNEFLGV
- a CDS encoding prepilin-type N-terminal cleavage/methylation domain-containing protein, producing the protein MTNFRLQTTHHSSMNTLYSPPRASLFSPENSSSRYEKLLRSESKVKYRNKRGFTLIELLVVISIIGLLSSVVLSSLTSARVKARDSKRIQDIVQLQRALELYYQDNGRYPATVDSSQYRIDCWECSNVLFGAYDASKIFALESPTRYLKPRPSDPSVPSSGRFNPPCSICGYFYKVSNSGKDYKITISVMAENSNNIPENMRDWDFLFGVLPSIALYSSDVSKNWSMSTNVSTL
- a CDS encoding exopolysaccharide biosynthesis polyprenyl glycosylphosphotransferase, encoding MMVQNKKEPLILFGGDIVFFFTALWFTLTLRYAELPSQGLLVNHLAPFSILSISWVVVFFIAGLYEKHTRILKSRLPSVIFNAQVTNSIIAVIFFYFIPYFGITPKTILFMYLFVSFALVLLWRLYFVPSLGFRKRENAILIGSGEEMKELREEVNNNPRYNLKFISSVDLNEIDALDFQDEILNTIYSEGVSSIVIDLKNEKVEPILPHFYNLIFSKIKFIDTYKVYEDIFDRVPLSLLGYNWFLENISSSSRAGYDFVKRAMDIVLSFTLGTLSLLAYPFVIVAIKLDDGGVIFFTQERVGQNNKIIKILKFRSMTEDEPKQVTRVGELLRKTRIDELPQLWNVLLGDLSLVGPRPEVPSLVRVYEKEIPYYNVRHLIKPGLSGWAQLYHYNHPHHKADAHETKIKLSYDLYYIKNRSLILELKIAIKTLKVLLSQKGV